One window of Papaver somniferum cultivar HN1 chromosome 9, ASM357369v1, whole genome shotgun sequence genomic DNA carries:
- the LOC113308865 gene encoding sporozoite surface protein 2-like isoform X2, with the protein MEPERRNLKRKPLSDCSNILTTPTTNTAVRNPKIHHPSSKTSLLPAKPSKSKSKFPLSTKQTDENSFTTSTGSNNNDENPRILSIPSKSKETSADFGSENPRIRERPSSPTRLRKPLARSDAENPKVQTHPSTTPRLKKPLTRSDAEHPGIQTYPSTTPLLKKPLTRSDAEHPGIPAEPSTPLRPNDTESQNDGFRTIYTRRRTVEKTNVKGKQVASAVQFDCSSAEKACTRDKRAVVDREAAQFKSCTAVRPRAAKKQRLSLPARLPDQIMPPDPDFIASQVAYFKDVDAFELQEESVSESELE; encoded by the exons ATGGAGCCTGAAAGAAGAAATCTAAAGAGGAAACCCCTCTCAGATTGTTCCAACATCCTCACAACCCCAACCACCAACACCGCcgtaagaaaccctaaaatccatcatccTTCTTCTAAAACATCTCTTCTTCCCGCAAAACCATCTAAATCTAAATCCAAATTCCCTCTTTCTACTAAACAAACAGACGAGAATTCTTTTACTACTAGTACTGGATCTAATAATAACGatgaaaaccctagaattctttCTATTCCATCCAAATCGAAGGAAACTTCAGCTGATTTCGGTTCTGAAAACCCTAGGATTAGAGAACGGCCTTCTTCTCCAACTCGATTGAGAAAACCCTTAGCTCGTTCTGATGCTGAAAACCCTAAAGTTCAAACTCATCCTTCTACTACTCCGCGGTTGAAAAAACCGTTAACTCGTTCTGATGCTGAACACCCTGGAATTCAAACCTATCCTTCAACTACTCCACTGTTGAAGAAGCCCTTAACTCGTTCTGATGCTGAACACCCTGGAATTCCGGCCGAGCCTTCTACTCCTCTGAGACCGAACGACACTG AGTCTCAGAATGATGGGTTTCGTACGATTTACACTAGAAGGCGGACTGTTGAGAAAACAAACGTCAAAGGAAAGCAAGTCGCATCAGCAGTACAGTTTGATTGCTCTTCAGCAGAGAAGGCCTGTACTAG GGATAAACGGGCCGTAGTAGACAGGGAAGCTGCTCAGTTTAAGTCATGCACAGCTGTTCGTCCAAGAGCCGCAAAG AAGCAGCGACTTTCACTACCTGCTAGGCTACCTGATCAAATTATGCCACCTGACCCAGATTTTATTGCAAGTCAAGTAGCATACTTCAAAGATGTCGATGCATTTGAACTACAAGAAGAGTCTGTATCAGAGAGTGAGCTGGAATAA
- the LOC113308865 gene encoding sporozoite surface protein 2-like isoform X1, with amino-acid sequence MEPERRNLKRKPLSDCSNILTTPTTNTAVRNPKIHHPSSKTSLLPAKPSKSKSKFPLSTKQTDENSFTTSTGSNNNDENPRILSIPSKSKETSADFGSENPRIRERPSSPTRLRKPLARSDAENPKVQTHPSTTPRLKKPLTRSDAEHPGIQTYPSTTPLLKKPLTRSDAEHPGIPAEPSTPLRPNDTGTESQNDGFRTIYTRRRTVEKTNVKGKQVASAVQFDCSSAEKACTRDKRAVVDREAAQFKSCTAVRPRAAKKQRLSLPARLPDQIMPPDPDFIASQVAYFKDVDAFELQEESVSESELE; translated from the exons ATGGAGCCTGAAAGAAGAAATCTAAAGAGGAAACCCCTCTCAGATTGTTCCAACATCCTCACAACCCCAACCACCAACACCGCcgtaagaaaccctaaaatccatcatccTTCTTCTAAAACATCTCTTCTTCCCGCAAAACCATCTAAATCTAAATCCAAATTCCCTCTTTCTACTAAACAAACAGACGAGAATTCTTTTACTACTAGTACTGGATCTAATAATAACGatgaaaaccctagaattctttCTATTCCATCCAAATCGAAGGAAACTTCAGCTGATTTCGGTTCTGAAAACCCTAGGATTAGAGAACGGCCTTCTTCTCCAACTCGATTGAGAAAACCCTTAGCTCGTTCTGATGCTGAAAACCCTAAAGTTCAAACTCATCCTTCTACTACTCCGCGGTTGAAAAAACCGTTAACTCGTTCTGATGCTGAACACCCTGGAATTCAAACCTATCCTTCAACTACTCCACTGTTGAAGAAGCCCTTAACTCGTTCTGATGCTGAACACCCTGGAATTCCGGCCGAGCCTTCTACTCCTCTGAGACCGAACGACACTGGTACTG AGTCTCAGAATGATGGGTTTCGTACGATTTACACTAGAAGGCGGACTGTTGAGAAAACAAACGTCAAAGGAAAGCAAGTCGCATCAGCAGTACAGTTTGATTGCTCTTCAGCAGAGAAGGCCTGTACTAG GGATAAACGGGCCGTAGTAGACAGGGAAGCTGCTCAGTTTAAGTCATGCACAGCTGTTCGTCCAAGAGCCGCAAAG AAGCAGCGACTTTCACTACCTGCTAGGCTACCTGATCAAATTATGCCACCTGACCCAGATTTTATTGCAAGTCAAGTAGCATACTTCAAAGATGTCGATGCATTTGAACTACAAGAAGAGTCTGTATCAGAGAGTGAGCTGGAATAA
- the LOC113308407 gene encoding protein TIC110, chloroplastic-like yields the protein MNISLLLPSPSLPTSSSSSSRPVFFSQFINPNPFRITNPRISITRSAKQYRNRLSITRSSAVDESNTSVNNSVELFGGKKELSGFQVLADSLSPPVRLVSSIALVAGALAAGYGLGFRFGGGNKNIGIAGAVALGAAGGAAVYALNSSVPEVAAVNLHNFVASCEDPLDLNSEAIDGIAKRYGVSKQDEAFNAELCELYSRFVTSVLPSGNENLTGNEVDTIKKFKSALGLDDPDAAAMHMEIGRRIFRQRLETGDRDGDTEQRRAFQKLIYVSTLVFGDASTFLLPWKRVFKVTDSQVEVAIRDSAQRLYASKIKSIDRDVDEEQLIKLREAQLQYRLSDELAADMFREHTRKLVEENISLALDVIKSRTGAVRGATQVVEELEKILAFNNKLMSLSSHPEAARFALGVGPVSLLGGDYEGDRKMNDLKLVYRSYVVESYSSGRIEESKLVSLNHLKNIFGLGKREAESIKLEVTSKVYRRRLSQAVAGGALDAADSKAAFLQNLCEELYFDPEKASEIHEEIYRQKLQQSVADGELNEADVAALLRLRVLLCVPQKTVEVAHADICGSLFEKVVKEAISAGVDGYDPDVKANVRKAAHGLRLTKEAAMDIASKAVRKMFLNYIKIARAAGNRTEAAKELKKMIAFNSLVVTELVADIKGESTDTAPTPEEPVEEKKQVEDEEDLEEWESIQTLKKSRPSKELEAKLGKPSQTEITVKDDLPLRDRTDLYKTYLLFCITGEVTKIPFGAQITTKKDNSEYLLLNKLGVLLGLTGQEIVEVHRGLAEQAYRQQAEVLLADGQMSKARFEQLSEVAKQVGLQPEFAQKINENITNTKMAAAIETAIGQGRLNIKQIRELKGAGVNFEKMISETLRENLFKRSVDEIFSSGTGEFDEEEVYEKIPADLSINLGKAKGVVYELAKTRLSNSLIQAVSLLRQRNRAGVVSSLNDLLACDKAVPAQPLSWEVPEELADLYVLYSKNGPAPEKLSRLQYLLGISDSAASELKNQGERPQNGAPEEEFVF from the exons ATGAACATCTCTCTGTTACTTCCTTCTCCCTCTTtacctacttcttcttcttcatcttctcgtcCAGTTTTTTTCTCCCAGTTTATAAACCCAAATCCTTTTCGGATaacaaaccctagaatttctaTAACAAGAAGTGCAAAACAATATCGAAACAGACTTTCGATTACTAGAAGTTCAGCAGTAGACGAGAGTAATACTTCTGTTAATAATTCGGTTGAACTGTTTGGGGGAAAAAAGGAATTATCAGGGTTTCAAGTACTTGCTGATAGTTTATCACCGCCAGTTAGATTAGTCAGTTCAATTGCACTAGTTGCTGGTGCTTTAGCTGCTGGTTAtggattagggtttagatttggtgGAGGAAATAAGAATATTGGTATTGCTGGTGCTGTTGCTCTTGGTGCTGCTGGTGGTGCTGCTGTTTATGCATTGAATTCATCTGTTCCAGAAGTTGCTGCTGTGAATTTGCATAATTTTGTGGCTAGTTGTGAGGATCCGTTAGACCTGAACAGTGAGGCGATTGATGGAATTGCAAAAAG ATATGGTGTTAGCAAACAAGATGAAGCCTTCAACGCGGAGCTTTGTGAATTGTATAGTCG GTTTGTAACATCTGTCCTTCCATCTGGAAATGAAAATCTCACTGGCAATGAAGTAGATACTATCAAAAAATTTAAGAGTGCTCTTGGACTTGATGACCCAGATGCAGCTGCTATGCATATGGAG ATCGGAAGGCGCATCTTTAGGCAAAGGCTGGAAACTGGAGATCGAGATGGGGACACTGAGCAACGACGG GCATTCCAGAAGCTGATATATGTTTCCACCCTTGTGTTTGGGGATGCATCAACGTTTCTTTTGCCTTGGAAGCGTGTTTTCAAGGTCACTGATTCTCAG GTAGAAGTTGCAATCCGTGACAGTGCCCAGAGATTGTATGCCTCCAAGATAAAATCAATTGATAGAG ATGTTGATGAAGAACAACTGATTAAACTGAGAGAAGCACAACTCCAGTATCGGCTTTCTGACGAG CTGGCGGCAGACATGTTTAGAGAGCATACTCGAAAATTGGTCGAGGAGAATATTTCTCTAGCTTTGGATGTCATAAAGTCAAGGACAGGAGCTGT CAGGGGAGCAACACAAGTTGTTGAAGAGCTCGAGAAGATTCTGGCATTCAATAACAAGCTCATGTCATTAAGTAGCCACCCGGAAGCTGCTCGCTTTGCCCTTGGTGTGGGACCTGTTTCTTTGTTAG GCGGTGACTACGAGGGTGACAGAAAAATGAATGACTTAAAGCTTGTATACAGATCATATGTTGTTGAATCTTACTCGAGTGGTCGCATTGAAGAAAGCAAG CTTGTGTCTTTGAACCATTTGAAGAACATCTTTGGTTTAGGCAAACGAGAGGCCGAGTCCATTAAGCTGGAAGTTACCTCAAAAGTCTATCGCCGTAGGCTTTCTCAGGCAGTTGCTGGTGGTGCACTAGATGCTGCAGATAGCAAAGCTGCATTCCTTCAAAACCTCTGCGAAGAGTTGTACTTCGATCCAGAGAAGGCCAGTGAAATCCATGAAG AAATTTACCGGCAAAAGCTTCAGCAGTCTGTAGCTGATGGAGAGTTGAATGAGGCGGATGTTGCTGCTTTGCTACGACTACGGGTTCTGCTCTGCGTTCCTCAAAAAACCGTTGAAGTAGCACATGCTGATATCTGTGGCAGTTTGTTTGAAAAG GTTGTGAAGGAGGCTATATCAGCTGGTGTTGATGGATATGATCCTGATGTCAAAGCTAATGTTAGGAAAGCAGCACATGGCCTGCGGCTGACAAAAGAGGCTGCCATGGATATTGCTAGCAAGGCA GTGCGCAAGATGTTTTTGAACTACATCAAAATAGCTCGAGCAGCTGGTAACCGTACAGAAGCCGCTAAAGAGCTAAAGAAGATGATAGCATTCAATTCTTTGGTTGTGACTGAATTggtagcagacattaagggtgaGTCCACAGATACTGCACCTACACCTGAGGAGCCagttgaagaaaagaaacaagtcgaggacgaagaagatttagaggaatggGAGTCCATTCAAACACTAAAGAAATCAAGACCAAGCAAAGAGCTCGAAGCTAAGCTAGGGAAACCATCTCAGACGGAGATAACCGTCAAGGATGATCTTCCATTGAGAGATAGGACTGACCTTTACAAAACCTACTTGCTTTTCTGTATTACTGGGGAGGTCACAAAAATTCCATTTGGGGCACAAATAACCACAAAGAAGGACAATTCAGAATATTTGCTGCTAAATAAGTTGGGCGTATTATTAGGATTAACTGGTCAAGAGATTGTGGAGGTCCATAGGGGTCTGGCTGAACAGGCTTATAGGCAACAAGCTGAGGTGCTTCTAGCTGATGGCCAGATGAGTAAGGCCAGATTTGAACAGCTCAGTGAGGTGGCAAAGCAGGTTggcctgcaacctgagttcgccCAGAAAATAAATGAGAACATAACAAACACGAAAATGGCAGCCGCAATTGAAACTGCTATAGGTCAAGGGAGGCTCAACATAAAACAGATCCGAGAACTCAAAGGAGCAGGCGTGAATTTTGAAAAGATGATCTCTGAGACCTTACGCGAGAACCTCTTTAAGAGATCCGTTGATGAGATTTTCTCCTCGGGTACTGGAGAGTTCGACGAAGAGGAAGTTTATGAAAAGATCCCAGCGGATCTTAGTATTAACCTTGGAAAGGCTAAAGGAGTGGTTTATGAGCTCGCTAAGACTAGGCTATCAAACTCCCTGATTCAGGCTGTGTCATTGTTACGACAAAGAAACCGTGCAGGAGTG GTTTCATCTCTCAATGATCTGTTAGCGTGTGACAAAGCCGTGCCTGCTCAACCATTATCATGGGAGGTACCAGAGGAACTTGCAGATCTATATGTACTATACTCGAAGAATGGCCCAGCACCTGAGAAATTATCTCGCCTGCAATATCTTCTTGGAATTAGTGACTCTGCAGCATCTGAGCTGAAAAATCAGGGAGAAAGACCGCAAAATGGAGCACCTGAAGAAGAGTTTGTATTTTAA